Proteins from one Bacteroides zhangwenhongii genomic window:
- a CDS encoding sigma-54-dependent transcriptional regulator, with protein sequence MMRSILIVEDDITFGMMLKTWLGKKGFEVSSVSTIARARKHIESQTVDLILSDLRLPDHEGIDLLKWMNEQGKAIPLIIMTGYADIQSAVQAMKLGARDYIAKPVNPEELLKKISEALQDSPSQVSSSQATSKATDEGQHSYLEGESDAAKQLYNYVGLVAPTNMSVLINGSSGTGKEYVAHRIHQLSKRNNKPFIAVDCGSIPKELAASEFFGHVKGSFTGALTDKTGAFVAANGGTIFLDEIGNLSYEVQIQLLRALQERKIRPVGSTQEISVDIRLISATNENLEQAIEKGTFREDLYHRINEFTLRMPDLKERKEDILLFANFFLDQANKELDKHLIGFDPKASQALQSYHWPGNLRQMKNIVKRATLLAQGSFITLAELGTELLEAPSFNTTNMALRNEETEKEHILEALRQTGNNKSKAAQLLDIDRKTLYNKLKLYNIDL encoded by the coding sequence ATGATGAGATCCATATTGATCGTTGAAGATGATATAACTTTTGGAATGATGCTCAAAACCTGGCTAGGCAAAAAAGGATTTGAAGTATCATCAGTAAGTACCATTGCACGTGCCCGGAAGCATATCGAAAGCCAAACTGTAGATTTGATATTATCAGATCTGCGGTTGCCCGATCATGAAGGCATCGATTTACTGAAATGGATGAATGAACAGGGAAAAGCCATTCCTCTGATTATTATGACCGGTTATGCGGATATCCAGTCCGCCGTACAGGCAATGAAACTCGGAGCACGGGATTATATTGCCAAACCCGTGAATCCGGAAGAATTACTGAAGAAGATATCTGAAGCTTTACAAGATTCTCCATCACAAGTTTCCTCATCGCAAGCTACTTCAAAAGCTACGGACGAAGGGCAGCACTCTTATCTGGAAGGAGAGAGTGACGCCGCCAAACAACTTTATAATTATGTAGGTCTGGTAGCTCCGACTAATATGTCCGTTCTTATCAATGGTTCGAGCGGAACGGGAAAGGAATATGTAGCACACCGCATCCACCAACTCAGCAAGCGGAACAATAAACCGTTCATTGCCGTAGATTGCGGTTCCATCCCCAAAGAATTGGCAGCTTCCGAATTTTTCGGTCATGTGAAAGGCTCCTTTACAGGAGCGTTGACGGACAAGACAGGTGCTTTCGTCGCAGCCAACGGCGGTACTATCTTTTTGGATGAAATCGGAAATCTCAGTTATGAAGTACAGATACAATTGCTCCGTGCTTTGCAAGAGAGAAAGATACGTCCGGTCGGCTCTACACAGGAAATTTCGGTAGATATTCGTTTGATATCCGCAACGAACGAGAATCTGGAGCAAGCCATCGAAAAGGGGACATTCCGTGAGGACCTCTATCATCGTATCAACGAATTTACCCTACGAATGCCTGACTTGAAAGAGCGGAAAGAGGATATTTTGCTTTTTGCCAACTTCTTCCTCGATCAGGCAAACAAAGAGCTGGATAAACATCTGATCGGTTTTGATCCGAAAGCCTCGCAGGCTTTACAAAGTTATCATTGGCCGGGTAATCTGCGGCAGATGAAGAACATCGTTAAAAGAGCGACGTTATTGGCACAAGGCAGTTTCATCACATTGGCAGAACTCGGGACAGAGTTATTGGAGGCTCCCTCATTTAATACTACAAATATGGCCCTTCGCAACGAGGAGACTGAAAAAGAGCATATTCTGGAAGCATTGCGTCAAACAGGAAACAACAAAAGCAAAGCTGCGCAATTGTTGGATATTGACCGGAAGACTTTATATAATAAGCTGAAGCTATATAATATAGATTTATAG
- a CDS encoding peptidylprolyl isomerase: MKKIVLILLTISFCGLTACKTGTKKGEDMDKETLVKIETTAGDIKVKLYNETPKHRDNFIKLVKDGMYEGTLFHRVIKDFMIQAGDPDSKNAPKGKMLGAGDVGYTIPAEFVYPKFFHKKGALSAARQGDNVNPKKESSGCQFYIVTGKVYNDSTLLSMESQMNENKINVIFNTLAQKHMKEIYKMRKANDENGLYDLQEKLFAEAQEMAAKQPEFHFTPEQIEAYTTVGGTPHLDGEYTVFGEVVEGMDVVDKIQQVKTDRSDRPEEDVKIIKATILD, encoded by the coding sequence ATGAAAAAGATTGTATTGATATTATTAACCATATCGTTTTGCGGACTTACCGCCTGCAAGACCGGAACTAAAAAAGGAGAAGACATGGATAAAGAAACATTGGTAAAGATTGAGACAACTGCGGGAGACATCAAAGTGAAGTTGTATAATGAGACTCCCAAGCATCGTGATAATTTTATTAAATTGGTGAAAGACGGAATGTATGAAGGTACACTGTTTCACCGCGTTATCAAAGATTTTATGATTCAGGCGGGTGACCCGGATTCGAAGAATGCTCCGAAGGGCAAGATGTTGGGTGCCGGTGATGTAGGTTACACCATTCCGGCTGAATTTGTATATCCGAAATTCTTCCATAAGAAAGGCGCTCTCTCGGCAGCCCGTCAAGGAGATAATGTGAACCCGAAGAAAGAGTCTTCCGGCTGTCAGTTCTATATCGTGACAGGAAAAGTTTATAATGATTCTACGTTGTTAAGTATGGAGAGCCAGATGAATGAGAATAAGATTAATGTTATTTTCAATACATTGGCGCAGAAGCACATGAAAGAAATTTATAAGATGCGGAAAGCAAACGATGAAAACGGGCTTTATGACTTGCAGGAAAAACTGTTTGCAGAAGCACAGGAGATGGCTGCCAAGCAACCGGAATTTCATTTCACTCCGGAGCAGATTGAAGCATATACTACAGTAGGTGGTACCCCGCATCTGGATGGTGAGTATACCGTATTCGGCGAAGTAGTGGAAGGGATGGATGTAGTAGACAAAATCCAGCAGGTAAAAACCGACCGTAGCGACCGTCCCGAAGAAGATGTGAAGATAATAAAAGCGACCATACTTGACTAA
- a CDS encoding LamG domain-containing protein has product MKRIYTYMCLLLLSVCSFAVAGCDDDDDNGVAKDLIEVIVNKPVVRIGQNEEVKVNIVVGNGDYTVRSFNSAIATAAVSGEQIIIKSGSQNGATTVEVMDGEGVTADISVNVGVFELEVNEPQVTLEVGDEKQLIVSMGNFSSNDELSFTVEDETIVSMVNTDVFRPFYTLTGLKSGHTTVTFTDHKGKQAIVQVTVNPISIDVSNLTPRVGVNNKVMITVEKGNGGYTLTAEDETIVDIQQLDDTHFNLVGKKAGVTTILVKDAAEQELNLTVTVVQADKVAYLGSGNYFKVPFEYNGVVDESLKNLNAITFEARFNIESLNGDGDARINTIMGIEKIFLLRVDIHKGVKNEERFLQLSADDKGGIRYEGSTKIETNQWYDVAVVLDGSKSGSERIALYVNGVKETLQLSNGEPNNLKDINLTSNFFIGQSDGKRRLNGSISYARIWTAALSGEQVAGQSGKILSENKEGLVANWLFNNGNGNTKTFVSLAEKSFEAEAAKVVSTWKPDPILEETSPTE; this is encoded by the coding sequence ATGAAACGAATCTATACATATATGTGTCTGTTGCTTTTGTCCGTATGCTCGTTTGCCGTTGCAGGATGTGACGACGATGATGATAACGGTGTTGCTAAAGATTTGATAGAGGTGATAGTAAATAAACCGGTGGTACGTATCGGTCAGAATGAAGAAGTCAAGGTGAATATAGTGGTGGGAAATGGAGACTATACAGTGAGAAGCTTTAACAGTGCGATTGCGACTGCTGCGGTTTCTGGCGAACAGATTATAATAAAAAGTGGTTCGCAGAACGGAGCAACTACTGTGGAGGTGATGGATGGTGAAGGAGTGACTGCTGATATTTCTGTCAATGTAGGTGTATTTGAGTTGGAGGTGAATGAACCTCAAGTTACGTTGGAAGTTGGGGATGAAAAGCAATTGATTGTCAGTATGGGAAATTTCTCCAGTAATGATGAACTCTCCTTTACTGTGGAAGATGAAACTATTGTTAGCATGGTGAATACCGATGTATTCCGTCCTTTCTATACCTTGACAGGATTGAAGAGTGGGCATACAACGGTGACTTTCACAGATCATAAAGGGAAGCAGGCAATAGTTCAGGTGACTGTGAATCCTATTTCTATTGATGTTTCCAACTTGACCCCAAGAGTCGGAGTGAATAATAAAGTAATGATTACCGTAGAAAAAGGAAATGGTGGTTATACTCTGACTGCTGAGGATGAGACGATTGTAGATATACAGCAATTGGATGACACTCATTTCAATTTGGTAGGTAAGAAAGCGGGGGTTACTACAATACTAGTCAAAGATGCGGCAGAACAGGAGTTGAACTTGACTGTAACGGTTGTACAGGCAGATAAAGTGGCATACTTGGGCAGTGGTAACTACTTTAAAGTACCATTTGAATATAATGGTGTGGTAGATGAATCATTAAAGAACTTGAATGCGATAACATTTGAAGCTCGTTTTAATATTGAGTCTTTGAATGGAGATGGGGATGCGCGAATTAATACAATAATGGGGATAGAGAAAATTTTCCTATTGCGTGTAGATATCCATAAAGGTGTTAAAAATGAAGAACGCTTCCTTCAGTTATCAGCAGATGATAAAGGCGGTATCCGTTATGAAGGTTCAACGAAGATAGAAACCAATCAATGGTATGATGTTGCTGTAGTATTGGACGGCAGCAAGAGTGGTAGCGAGCGAATTGCATTGTATGTGAACGGTGTCAAGGAAACTCTCCAACTTTCGAATGGTGAACCGAATAATTTGAAAGATATCAATCTTACTTCTAACTTCTTTATTGGTCAATCTGATGGTAAACGTCGGTTGAATGGTTCTATCAGCTATGCCCGCATTTGGACAGCAGCTTTGTCCGGTGAACAAGTTGCCGGGCAGAGTGGCAAAATCCTGAGTGAAAATAAAGAGGGATTGGTTGCCAACTGGTTGTTCAATAATGGAAACGGTAATACGAAAACGTTTGTTTCTCTTGCAGAAAAGAGTTTTGAAGCGGAAGCTGCCAAAGTTGTTTCGACTTGGAAACCGGATCCTATATTAGAAGAGACTTCTCCGACAGAATGA
- a CDS encoding M16 family metallopeptidase, with translation MKINRHILDNGLRLVHSQDESTQMVALNILYKVGARDEHPEHTGFAHLFEHLMFGGSVNIPDYDMPLQLAGGENNAWTNNDITNYYLTVPRQNVETGFWLESDRMLSLDFSERSLEVQRGVVMEEFKQRCLNQPYGDVGHLLRPLAYRSHPYQWPTIGKELSHIANATLEEVKAFFFRFYAPNNAILAVTGNISFEEAVTLTEKWFGPIPRREVPQRNLPQEPEQTEERRLTVERNVPLDALFMGYHMCDHHHPDYYAFDILSDILSNGRSSRLNLRLVQERQLFSSIDAYISGSVDAGLFHIAGKPSAGVTLEQAEAAVREELDRLQQELVSEQELEKVKNKFESTQIFGNINYLNVATNLAWFELLGRAEGMEREVERYRSVTAEQLQAVAQSAFRRENGVILYYKSK, from the coding sequence ATGAAAATCAACAGGCATATTCTTGACAATGGGTTGCGTCTGGTGCATTCGCAGGATGAAAGTACGCAGATGGTAGCTCTTAATATATTATATAAGGTGGGAGCTCGTGATGAGCATCCCGAACATACCGGTTTCGCGCATTTGTTTGAACATTTGATGTTCGGCGGATCGGTCAACATTCCCGATTATGATATGCCGCTCCAATTGGCGGGTGGGGAGAATAATGCCTGGACGAATAATGATATTACCAACTATTACCTCACTGTTCCCCGCCAGAATGTGGAAACCGGCTTTTGGCTGGAATCAGACCGTATGTTGAGTCTTGATTTCAGCGAACGGAGTCTGGAAGTGCAGCGAGGGGTGGTAATGGAGGAATTTAAGCAACGTTGTCTGAATCAGCCTTATGGAGATGTAGGACATCTCCTGAGGCCATTGGCTTACCGGTCGCACCCTTACCAATGGCCTACCATCGGTAAGGAACTGTCACATATCGCCAATGCAACGTTGGAAGAGGTGAAAGCATTCTTTTTCCGATTTTATGCTCCGAATAATGCGATACTGGCTGTCACCGGCAACATCTCTTTCGAGGAGGCGGTGACACTGACAGAGAAATGGTTCGGCCCTATTCCCCGCCGGGAGGTTCCTCAACGGAACTTGCCGCAGGAACCGGAACAGACGGAAGAACGACGATTAACGGTAGAGCGGAATGTTCCTCTTGATGCGTTGTTCATGGGGTATCATATGTGTGACCATCATCACCCTGATTACTATGCCTTTGATATCCTTTCGGATATATTAAGCAACGGGCGTTCCAGTCGCCTGAACCTGCGTCTCGTACAAGAAAGGCAGTTATTCTCAAGTATTGACGCTTATATATCCGGCAGTGTAGATGCGGGTTTGTTCCATATTGCCGGAAAGCCGTCGGCAGGCGTGACACTGGAACAGGCGGAAGCTGCCGTTCGCGAAGAATTGGATCGCCTGCAACAGGAACTTGTCAGTGAACAGGAGTTGGAAAAAGTAAAGAACAAATTTGAGTCTACTCAGATATTCGGTAATATCAATTATTTGAATGTGGCGACTAACCTTGCCTGGTTCGAACTGCTCGGACGGGCGGAAGGCATGGAACGGGAGGTGGAACGTTATCGCTCTGTCACTGCGGAACAGTTGCAGGCTGTAGCCCAATCGGCTTTCCGGCGGGAGAACGGGGTTATACTCTATTATAAAAGTAAATGA
- a CDS encoding MATE family efflux transporter produces MRNIYRTYREHYKALFYLGLPIVIGQIGVIILGFADTLMIGHHSTIELGAASFVNNVFNLAIIFSTGFSYGLTPIVGGLYGTHQFAPAGQALRNSLLANLMVALLLTICMTLLFLNIERLGQPEELIPLIKPYYLVLLASLVFVMLFNGFKQFTDGITDTKTAMWILLGGNVLNIIGNYILIYGKLGFPELGLLGAGISTLFSRIVMVVVFVIIFMRSPRFIRYKVGFFRLGWSRAVFSRLNGLGWPVAFQMGMETASFSLSAIMIGWLGTIALASHQVMLAISQFTFMMYYGMGAAVAVRVSNFNGQDDMVNVRRSAYAGFHLMMALGVVLSFIVFLCRNYLGGWFTDSSEVAAMVTSLIFPFLVYQFGDGLQITFANALRGIADVKLMMVIAFIAYFIISLPVGYFCGFVMGWGVVGVWMAFPFGLTSAGLMLWWRFHYMTKQPALRQ; encoded by the coding sequence ATGAGAAATATTTATAGAACATACAGAGAGCATTACAAGGCGTTATTCTATCTTGGACTTCCTATTGTCATCGGACAGATAGGAGTGATCATACTTGGATTCGCAGATACGTTGATGATTGGTCACCATAGCACGATAGAGTTGGGTGCAGCTTCTTTCGTGAATAATGTGTTTAATCTGGCTATTATTTTCAGTACGGGATTCTCGTACGGGTTGACACCTATCGTGGGAGGGCTGTATGGAACCCACCAATTTGCCCCTGCCGGACAGGCGTTGCGCAATAGTTTGCTGGCCAATCTGATGGTTGCGCTTCTGCTGACTATATGTATGACGCTGTTATTCCTGAATATAGAGCGTCTTGGTCAACCGGAGGAATTGATTCCTCTGATTAAACCTTATTATCTGGTTTTACTTGCTTCTTTGGTGTTTGTTATGCTTTTCAATGGCTTCAAGCAATTTACGGATGGAATTACAGATACTAAAACAGCCATGTGGATCTTGCTTGGCGGAAATGTATTGAACATCATCGGAAACTATATTCTGATTTATGGAAAGCTCGGCTTTCCTGAATTGGGATTGTTGGGAGCAGGTATCAGTACTCTGTTTTCACGTATAGTGATGGTCGTTGTCTTTGTAATCATTTTTATGCGTAGTCCGCGCTTCATTCGTTATAAGGTCGGCTTTTTCCGTTTGGGATGGTCGCGTGCTGTTTTTAGCCGTTTGAACGGATTAGGATGGCCGGTTGCCTTTCAGATGGGAATGGAGACGGCTTCCTTCAGTCTGAGTGCCATCATGATTGGCTGGTTGGGAACGATTGCGTTGGCTTCCCATCAAGTCATGTTGGCAATTTCACAATTTACTTTTATGATGTACTACGGGATGGGAGCTGCCGTTGCTGTCCGGGTCAGTAACTTCAATGGTCAGGATGATATGGTGAATGTGCGTCGTTCCGCCTATGCCGGTTTCCATCTGATGATGGCATTGGGTGTCGTGTTGTCTTTCATTGTTTTTCTTTGTCGGAATTATCTGGGAGGTTGGTTTACCGACAGTTCTGAAGTTGCCGCTATGGTTACTTCGTTAATATTTCCTTTTCTTGTCTACCAGTTTGGCGACGGCTTGCAGATCACTTTTGCCAACGCCTTGCGTGGAATTGCGGACGTAAAACTGATGATGGTCATCGCTTTTATCGCTTATTTCATTATCTCGTTGCCCGTAGGCTATTTTTGCGGTTTCGTGATGGGATGGGGTGTTGTAGGCGTATGGATGGCGTTCCCTTTTGGACTGACAAGTGCAGGGCTGATGCTTTGGTGGCGTTTCCACTACATGACGAAACAGCCTGCCCTCCGACAATAA
- a CDS encoding RagB/SusD family nutrient uptake outer membrane protein — MKKLYRYSTIVFSVLSLSLTSCSDYLDRDDDDNITEADVFARYEKVNGLVSDVYAAAKKADRPLVFFEHFSNSAITDECEGTNVEGNITNNFNNGAWNPNSLPGSVGQYWEALYEGIRKANLIIENVEKYNTPDNPQQDGDLRNRIGEMYFMRGYFHMLLMRMYGEAPYIDYVVHAGDNMDFKKESVHAMVEKIVADAQTAYSMVPNKYVKTSENFGRVDKGACLGLIAFVRWVAATPLWNGASQYGYNLRRVFENEYAYDINRWRRAKEAAKAVMDFEVGGTKRYSLYTKHDANDFKDPADGNLNDSRVYARLWDMFYDMDAFANEYVFFMTKSKDQAWQGDIYPPSREGSSRQQPVQEQVDEYEYIVGDYGYPVYSAEARKGGYDDANPYVKGTRDPRFYRDIIYHGAPYRNNNNESKIINTASGSDKIGATNATTTGYYLRKFQQESWNKSGNFSINAPAIWRLPEFIYIYAEACNELGEDIDEAYKQVNIVRERSFMKPMPPEVKTNQRLMREYIQRERRVELFYEGKRPWTCRLYLEPTSKEELAKESLWKSSASDNSKRTQKYWAANNGALPRCQRMINGMRPVQDENGAISVGGVKYRMERFCVEERVFSIQHYLFPIRQSELQKTPSIEQNPGW, encoded by the coding sequence ATGAAAAAGTTATATAGATATTCAACAATCGTGTTCTCAGTCCTGTCGTTGTCTCTCACTTCGTGCAGTGACTACTTGGACCGTGACGACGATGATAACATAACGGAAGCGGACGTATTTGCCCGTTACGAAAAAGTGAACGGACTAGTTTCCGATGTATATGCGGCTGCAAAGAAAGCAGACCGTCCGCTGGTATTCTTCGAACACTTCAGCAACAGTGCCATTACGGACGAATGTGAAGGAACCAATGTAGAAGGAAACATTACGAATAACTTCAATAACGGTGCCTGGAATCCGAATTCTTTGCCCGGTAGCGTAGGGCAATATTGGGAGGCTCTTTATGAAGGCATCCGTAAGGCGAACCTGATTATAGAAAATGTGGAGAAATACAATACTCCCGACAATCCTCAGCAAGATGGTGACTTGCGCAACCGCATCGGAGAGATGTATTTTATGCGTGGCTATTTTCACATGTTGTTGATGCGTATGTATGGAGAAGCTCCTTATATTGATTATGTGGTTCATGCGGGAGATAATATGGACTTTAAGAAAGAATCGGTTCATGCGATGGTAGAAAAGATTGTGGCGGATGCACAGACTGCTTATAGCATGGTGCCTAATAAATATGTGAAAACTTCCGAGAACTTTGGTCGTGTAGATAAAGGTGCTTGTCTGGGGTTGATTGCTTTTGTCCGGTGGGTTGCCGCTACTCCATTGTGGAACGGTGCTTCTCAGTATGGATATAATCTGCGCCGTGTATTTGAGAATGAATATGCGTATGATATCAATCGTTGGAGAAGGGCGAAAGAAGCCGCTAAGGCTGTTATGGATTTTGAGGTTGGTGGAACAAAGCGTTATTCTCTCTATACCAAACATGATGCGAATGATTTTAAAGACCCTGCTGACGGTAATCTGAATGATAGCCGTGTATATGCCCGTTTGTGGGATATGTTCTATGATATGGACGCGTTTGCTAATGAGTATGTATTCTTTATGACGAAAAGTAAGGATCAAGCTTGGCAGGGCGATATCTATCCACCTAGCCGTGAAGGTAGCTCACGTCAGCAGCCCGTGCAGGAACAAGTGGACGAATATGAATATATTGTAGGTGATTATGGTTATCCGGTCTATTCAGCGGAAGCCCGCAAGGGTGGCTATGATGATGCGAACCCATATGTGAAAGGAACTCGTGACCCGCGTTTCTACCGTGATATTATTTATCACGGTGCTCCTTACCGTAATAACAATAATGAGTCGAAGATAATTAATACTGCTAGTGGTTCCGATAAGATTGGGGCAACCAATGCGACTACTACAGGGTATTATTTGCGTAAGTTCCAGCAAGAGTCTTGGAATAAGTCGGGTAACTTCAGTATCAATGCGCCTGCTATCTGGCGTCTGCCTGAGTTTATCTATATTTATGCAGAGGCTTGCAATGAGTTGGGAGAAGATATAGATGAGGCTTATAAACAGGTGAATATAGTTCGTGAACGTTCATTCATGAAACCGATGCCGCCGGAAGTGAAGACTAATCAGCGTTTGATGCGTGAATATATTCAGCGTGAACGCCGTGTGGAACTCTTTTATGAGGGAAAACGGCCTTGGACCTGTCGTTTGTATTTGGAACCGACCAGTAAGGAGGAACTGGCAAAAGAAAGTCTTTGGAAGTCCAGCGCAAGTGATAATTCAAAACGCACACAGAAGTATTGGGCTGCCAATAACGGTGCATTGCCTCGTTGCCAGCGAATGATTAACGGTATGCGTCCGGTGCAAGATGAGAATGGTGCAATTTCTGTTGGCGGTGTGAAATACAGGATGGAACGTTTCTGTGTGGAAGAACGTGTTTTCTCTATTCAGCATTATTTATTCCCTATTCGTCAGAGTGAATTACAGAAGACACCGTCTATTGAGCAAAATCCCGGATGGTAA